In the Necator americanus strain Aroian chromosome X, whole genome shotgun sequence genome, CTCAGAGGCGCccttatttttcgaagtaaataatcaaatcagtcggAGCCCTAAGGCCtgagcattagtcttagaggatctatgacatgtaaactaaagttactaagagaaaaaaagttagagcCTCGAAAAATAAGGGCCCCACTGAGTGTCCTCCCTCCCGAACTACATTTTTCCGTCAATCTTTGTTTGATTTCAGAATAGCATAAAACAAAGAAGGGAGTTAGTGGTTAATGTATTGTTAAACGATGAGCGTTATTTCTGCGTgagtttcttttctactttcagttacatgaaattcttttttcactctatCTAGAAACAAACTTCATTTCGACTGGTTGTTCGTTCCTTACTCTTTCTTTCCCTATACCATAATTAAAAAACAGTCAAAATTTCACGGAGACAGTGCCCTTGCTCCAATTCCGTTCATTGTCAAACTGACTAACATCAGATGAGCTTTCGAGGACcttatgacatgtaaactaaagttactaagagaaaaagaagtaagttagagcttcggaaagtaagggcgccactgagtgtcccCCAAACCATATTTTTCCCGTCAATCTTTGTTCGATTTCAAATTCAGAATTCAGATTTTATTCAGAACACCCGCAGAATACGGTCAAAAAATTTGCGACAAACAGGTAGAACCTGCGCCAGATTGACCCATATTtacagaccatgtttttttttcttaaatacgCGATGCAACCAAAGCCGCTCACTTGTACATGGTACCTCTAACGGAGCTTTTCATTCTGCTGGGGTGCGCCTAAAGATAGTGAATTAACGTGCGAGCACTAGAAGTACGTGTCCAATCTTGCCTGTGTTAAGTAAAAAAggcatcccagcaaaatgaaaagcttTGTTATAGGTAACAAGTACAGGACAGTGGAAAGCGTTGCATCGAGTAGCgtggaaaaaaacatcgtCTTTAAAGGTGGCTCATAAACTGTCAATATTCAATGGATACCCGACTGGAGACTGTGTTACTCGACACGGACAAATTCATTTCGAATGTTGACTGGGGGCTCTTCAACCACTTTGCGAAGCAACGTGGGGAATGAGAATAATTCAACACCCTGTAGACATTTTAGCACAATTTATCTACCAACACTACATAAAACGCCTATGTAACACTACTTGGAGAGCCGACAAGCGACACTGATGTGCTTCTCGTTATCCAGTCTCGTTATCAAGGAGTATGTAGAGCTTTGTTCTGAATCGAATCCATAACTGTAGATGCACACTCTCTTTGAAATACTCTTCATTTATTCTACCTTACGCGTAAGCCAAAAAGTAGGGAGTGGTAGAATGTATACCAACAGCTGTTGCCACGCGGGTCTTTCCGTCTGAGAACCTTCTGTGCCACTCGGGCAGACcacacctcaaacttgggtaatcaatcctttatatatatatatatatatatatataacaataAACATGAGGCGCGattatatacatacatatacgaGTAATGGGCAATAATGGTGAGCATaagtgaaattaaaatgaGCAGAACTAAAACTAGATAAATGAGAGAGCTGCTACAGTGAAACTGAGCCTCCTATTTATGCGGTACTCATGAAGGGGGGCCTCAGCTCGCAGCTGGGCCATCTGGCCTTTGCGAGACAGCGAACTGTACTGTTTTTGTGATCGAAAGCAACTTCTTAAAGGGGGCAGCTATCTTTTTAGACTTTAGTCTTTAGCTAAAGTCAAGTTACATTCATATTGACTAATGAAATACATAAGAAAATCTTGAGATAAACTAGTCATAGAGAGGTGACTCCCTATAGTCCCCGGCGCAGTTAATCTGATGGCGAAGGATGATGGCTTTGTCCCTGATCCTTGTAAACTTGTCCACTGCCTCTGCGGTCGTCGTTGTTGCTGGTTTGTCTCGATCCTTGACGTTACTCGTCGTCCAGCTGGTGTTGAGGGCCTTTCCCCTATGAACGTCTCGTCAACTTATGGTGTCTTCTTACTGATGTGCGAGTTGAACTTGGTGTTGTATAGCGTGTACAAGCTGCTCTCGTTGGCGCGTGTTCCGCACTACTGGCAGTGGGCTCCCGGCGCTGACGTTGTGGTGGAGTCGTCAGTTTCTCTAAGATGCTCTCAATGCTCTATAGATGTTGTACATGTGAAGCTGGcgtacaaataaatacatgcaATGTATATGCAGTAGTCAtaagctgctttttttctcacaactcCTTGCGCGGTCCATGCTTCTTTGCGGGTTCACAGCGACAAGCGAATGACTGTTGTCCGTATTATGAGACGTGTCGTTGCTCTCATGAATTTCAAGAGAAGTTGTGGAATCAGTAGAAAGATCCGCAGTCCGTGACTCCAGAAGAAGATGTACCCGGCGATAATGCTGACAATGAGCGCTATGGCGATTATGATGGCGAATTTATACCAAGTTGCAAAAATGTCGATGATATGCGCGACGTCTGGCAGAACTATGTCGTTATACACGTTACTTTCTCCCTCTATGAGTTTTTCAGCAGCGGAGTACAAAGTTTTCATCCAATGCAGTACGCCGGCGATCTCGAACTGATGCTTCTCAAATCCGCCACAGAAAGATGAGCAATTGATTCGAACTTGTGCGTGGTTGACCGTGAATTTTAGCGACGACGTGACTCCCAGGGGGTCGCATGGAACTGTGAACGCCGTATCGTGACAGACTATTGACGCCATCGTAGGTCGATCCCTAGATTTGCAGACGACTTTCGCGACTGCCCCTTGAGGGCACTGGTAGCATCCTGTGACTGTGGCGTCGTCAACGGTGCACATGGAATTTGTAACTTCCTTGATCGTTAAATCGAATTCTTCCTTGATCATAGCCAGTAGTTCCGCTGTCGAGAGGCTCGGTATGGTTGCATTGACGGAGGTAATGTTCTCTTCCACGTGCGTTTCCTCGAATTCGAtccagggggggggggggggggtgcaTAGGAAGAAGGTTCTGCAGGTCAGAGTGAAACAAGTTCGTGatattattctatattctTGTCGATGCATGCACAATTCACAGAATTTTCTGCTAGCTGGCATTTGCAATTTGCTTGCATATTACAATCGAGAGAGTcggcggcttctctcgaagcgCAGTGAAGAGTTGGAGCGTCGTTGACGATAAACCGCGCCGTGTTCTTTCCGTTTGTAATAAATGATGTATGTAGTGCTGGAGTTGGAGGTACGGTGATAGAGCTCGCGTAAGTTTCACAGTTTCTCGTTCTTGTGGAACAGTTGGATGGAGAACCACAATGTTTTCGTGCTCCACGCGATTTGGTTGGATGGTGGTCATCTTTATCAGAACTTCCTCTCTCCAACGTAGACATCGAAAGATCTCGTATACATCATCATCCACAGTCACAGCATAGACTCTGTAGAACAGGCAACCACTGCTCATGTAAAAGCATCCGCAACCTGGTCCTCCACAGCTTTCCACACAGTAAATTACTCCTGGGAAGTCGTTCCTTTGTCTTAGTTCAGGAAACAGTGGTGTTGATTCCAGCGCATTTTTCTCCCTTACAGTTACCTGATTGAGAACatcgttttgagccgactattTTCTGAACTGTGTTCCTcgtaaacaaaattttctggcGGTCACACATTAGTTGAAGTTTTTTCCATTCTAGTCTTGTTTCTTTGAGaagtttctcttcattttgcaTTCTGAAGCAGACTTGTTGGTGAAATGTGTTCATCTTTAGCATCTGCGTCCTATCGATTGTACAAGTCTCATTGCTAGTAGATGAGTGAACGCATACGTTAGTTTTCAACTGGAAGATATCGACGTTTTGGCAGGATTCTGCCACCGAGACACACACGAGGAGAACTATCAAAAGAAGCGGAGAATGAGGGAACATTTCTATTCTCGCTCTTCTTCGAATCCTTTCTCGTCTCCGTTGAAAATGCAGCCAACGTTGGAGGGTTGATCGCGGTACTGCTCCAATGCAGAGAACaagaattttgcagaaaatccgACATGGGATGCCTAGCGTTACAGGTACGTAGGAAAGAATGTAGATCGGTGCAGTAGTAAGGTAGAGGCCGATCGCAATTACTATAATCGCTGCTCGAGGTGAACATTCTGGGTTCAACACGTTAGCTGTACAGAACCAGCACTAAACGTTTTCGCAGAACGGTACTTGAGGGCAGGTGGCTTCAACAACTGTCACTTGGTGACCATCGGAGATTTTCCATTGAATGAAGTAGTCCTGCAAGGTGATCTCTGGGGGTAGCTGTATCTTTCCCTTTTTCGGTGGTTTTTCTTTAACGATGCAGTATTCTCTTGCGCAAAGCTCATACTTCTGTGCGTTGAACGATGTGAGTTCAACTCCTTTTGGAGAGCAGCGTACGAATGCTCGAACGGAAGGCAATGGAGTGGAAACTGCTTCCACTGATGCATTGAAAAGCGCTAGTAGTGACAGCAGCATTAGTGTTATAAGAAGCGTCTTTACTAATTGCATGTTCGCGGTACCGTGGTTGAGATTACTGTAGTTGAGCTTTTTCCGTTGGCGTAAATTGTAGCGCGTACCTTTTGTAAATTCGGGGGCTTCGTCCATGGGGCGAGCACTTGTTTCATCTTGTTAGCACTTTCGCCGTCGGCAGCTTCTTCGTTGTCGTCCAATTCAATCGGCACGAGAAGATTGACAGGTCGGCGAACGAGGCGGCGCTTCGGTAGTTGAATCTCTGCTTCACGTACCACTCCCGTTAGAGATTGCTTCAATTTACGAATTATTccaattttccaggaaatacGAGGCATTACTGGATCTGAGATGAGCATCACTTTATTTAAAGTCGGGCTCGTTCGTGATCCTCGTTTGTTGCTTATCTCGAGTTTGTGAGTTTCTCGAATACTGCTAAGATATTGTTGACTCCATATTTTCCTGAAGCGCTCGGTATACACGTGACTTGATTTAAGAGCCTCTTCCGCTTGGCGACGGTTTCGAAATGCAATTGTCTCCTCAAGTGGAAGATAGTTTTCATCCTCACTTCCGGTGCTACATGTTTCAAAAGGGAATGTGATCACCATGTCACGCTGTATGTAGTCGATCGATCGCAAAATCGGAGTTTCATCCCAATGCTGTTCCTGATATGACAGCGGTCTTGTATTGAGACTGCCTTCAATCTCAATCAGCAAGGTTTCCATTCCTGACTTTGTTAGGAACCTTCCTTGAATGACTTTGTAAAGGGAATGTTTAACAGATTTGATCAAACGCTCATAGAAAGCTCCCTTCCACGGAGCGTACGGCGTGGTCTTCCACGTGATTCCCTTTGTAGCCATGGCGTTGGCAAAGGACTTGTCGTTGATGACCGGCAGTACAGCATCCTGGAGAATCTGCTCTCCTAGAAGAAAATAGGGCCCGTTGTCCGAAGTGATCGAGGTTGGGACACCTCTCCCAGCAAAGAACCGTCGTAGAGCGTTTAGCAGGTTAGCAGTAGTCATATCTGACACGAGTTCCAAGTGGAGAAGCCTTGTCACTGGACACGTCATGATAATACCATAGGCTTTGACGGTTTCATCGCGTTCTTTTACCGTGAGGGGACCAAAATAGTCGATACCAACGTGCTCGAATGGCCGTGCTCTTTGTACGCGTCGATCAGGGAGGTCCTCCATCTCCGGATACCTGAACAGAAGGTTGTTCATTTTCTGACACGGAACGCATCTCCTGATGACTTGTTGCACTAGCTGTCTAAGTTTGGGAATCTAGTAGTATTTCCTCACGCTTGCCATAGTATGCGCAGTACTGCAATGTATTGGACTGTGTGATTCCCTCACTATCGCTTTTGGCAACTATGAAGATAGGCTGTCGAGCTTGGTATGGCAGGATATAGTTGTCCATGCGACCTTGACAGTGGAATATTCCAGAGTCGTCTTTCTGCAGTTTTAGTTGCTTAAGCGCTTTCTGACGATCCTCTGTTAAGTGAACTGCTTGGTGATCGCGCACAACTATTTGTAGAGCCATTTGCCTTTCTTTCGCAGTAATATAGGAATCCGTTGTCATGTGACAACGCGTTTTCCAGAACTCTGGAGTGGAGTCGTGATTCTCCTTTTCCCATAAGTCGTTTGACGAATCTTAGGACGTATGCCACTGTGGTAATGACCGAATTCATTTCGTTGTGCCTCTTCCAGTCCAGTAGCTCCATAATGTGAGTTCTTCTCGCCGACGATACTAAGCGATACTAAGGAAGCGCGTAGCTGTCGTTCTCCACGTCATTTGGTATCTTGAAGAGACGGCATGTCTTTGGCCATTGCTCTATTGGATCCAGGATAAACTTTGGTCCCTTCCACCACATATGGTCAGTCATGTCGTCCTTATCGACTCCTCTCGTTGCTGAGTCTGCTGGATTCACTGCGGTACTCATATATAAAAAGTGAACAGTAATTGGAATGTCCTTCACAATCTTTCGTATCTCGGTTACGCGATTCTTAACAAATACTCCTGTTCTTTCTTCTGCAGGGCAAGGCGATGCGATCCATTTGAGAGCAATTTGCGAGTCAGACAGGATGACTACTTCTGAGATCCTTGTGCGGTATTGAATCGCCGTAAAGATTGAGTGTGCAACTCGAGTAGCCATTGTAACGGCGTTGAGCTCTAATTTTGGAATCGTCACGTTGTCTTTGATGGGTGGAAGTTTGGATTTTCCAGCGAGTAAATTGCTTACCAGGGTAGAAACAAGGTAAGCACACGTTTCCATAGCTTGTCCGCTAGCGTCTGAGAACAGCACAAGCTTTGTTGAGCGACCTCTCGCGGCAACACACACTGAAAGCCGTTGACTGCTCGGTTGATATCTTTCCATTGTTGCTGATGCTCCTCAGATATCTCCGTATCCCAGGAGTAGTCGAATTTCCACAGTGATTGGAGAAATCTTTTACCTGCCAGCATGAGAGGTGTGGGCCATCCTTGAGGGTCGTATATTGCCGCAACTTGTTCTGAGACTGACCTCTTTGTCACGTTCGCTTTCGGAGGGTAGTTGCACGAAAACACTAGTTCATCTTTCTCAGTGTTCCATAGTATTCCAAGGACTTTCGGGCTATCATTCCCAGTTAGGTCGGCGGATGTGATTCGTTTCTTCAACTACTTATCATTGGATTGAAATTTGCGAAGGTATATTGAGCTCATATTGAGCTCTGAAAACGACTTTCGAATCGTTATAAAACCGCATCCCCTCGTCTGATGATCTTTTGGTTACGATGAGATTGTCCACATACGTGTTGTCTTCGATTTCCTCGGCAAGCTGGTCATCGACATGCCTTCTTAGGTGATGCACTATGGTTCCGGCAAGCAGAAAAGGAGAGCAGTTCAATCCAAAGGTTACTCTTGTAAACCGGAAAAACACTAGATTCTCCTGAGTGAGTGGCTGGTGGATGTCTTATACCCACATGAACCTTGTTGCATTCCTGTCTTTGGGATGCAGCCGTACTTGCAGAAAGGCTTTTTCGACGTCGCTGATGATGGTAACATCTCCAAATCTAAAGCGGAGCAAGATGTCCCACATCTTCCGAAGAATGACTGGTCCTTGATAGAGAACGTCGTTCAGCGACGGGGAATTGCTCAGATGTGCTGAAGCATTGAACACAATGCGTAGCTTGGTAGTTTCATTATGCGGCGTGACAACGGCTTGATGTGCTAGGTAGTGCACAACTTCTCCTTCCTCGACTATTAAATCTTCAGCAACTTCTTCGATAATTCCCAGCTCCAGTTGACTCTTGATCGTGTCGTCGTACTGCTGCAGTATAATGGGATCCTTCCTAAGCCTGGAAAGATTTGCTTGCAGACGACGATATGCAATCAATTTATTGTCCGGAAGTCCGCTGGAAAGCGCACATAGTAtccatcttctttcttttcgatagTTTCTTCAAAAGCTTTCCAGACTTCTGCGTTTGTCTGCTTCAGTTCCTTCGTTATTGGACCCGGAAATTCCTTAACTCCGGACTTCTCGAATTCACAGAACTGTTTCCAAGTCTGCGCAAAATCATTGTCTGTGTCCTCTAAGGCTATTGTTTGGGCCACTTCTACCGAACTTTCCGAGTTGACCAACTCTTCG is a window encoding:
- a CDS encoding hypothetical protein (NECATOR_CHRX.G23413.T1); this translates as MAKDDGFVPDPCKLVHCLCGRRCCWFVSILDVTRRPAGVEGLSPMNVSSTYGVFLLMCELNLVLYSVYKLLSLARVPHYWQWAPGADVVVESSVSLRCSQCSIDVVHVKLAYK
- a CDS encoding hypothetical protein (NECATOR_CHRX.G23414.T1), whose product is MIKEEFDLTIKEVTNSMCTVDDATVTGCYQCPQGAVAKVVCKSRDRPTMASIVCHDTAFTVPCDPLGVTSSLKFTVNHAQVRINCSSFCGGFEKHQFEIAGVLHWMKTLYSAAEKLIEGESNVYNDIVLPDVAHIIDIFATWYKFAIIIAIALIVSIIAGYIFFWSHGLRIFLLIPQLLLKFMRATTRLIIRTTVIRLSL
- a CDS encoding hypothetical protein (NECATOR_CHRX.G23415.T1), which produces MSSGCLFYRVYAVTVDDDVYEIFRCLRWREEVLIKMTTIQPNRVEHENIVVLHPTVPQERETVKLTRALSPYLQLQHYIHHLLQTERTRRGLSSTTLQLFTALREKPPTLSIVICKQIANAS
- a CDS encoding hypothetical protein (NECATOR_CHRX.G23416.T3), whose amino-acid sequence is MTTDSYITAKERQMALQIVVRDHQAVHLTEDRQKALKQLKLQKDDSGIFHCQGRMDNYILPYQARQPIFIVAKSDSEGITQSNTLQYPEMEDLPDRRVQRARPFEHVGIDYFGPLTVKERDETVKAYGIIMTCPVTRLLHLELVSDMTTANLLNALRRFFAGRGVPTSITSDNGPYFLLGEQILQDAVLPVINDKSFANAMATKGITWKTTPYAPWKGAFYERLIKSVKHSLYKVIQGRFLTKSGMETLLIEIEGSLNTRPLSYQEQHWDETPILRSIDYIQRDMVITFPFETCSTGSEDENYLPLEETIAFRNRRQAEEALKSSHVYTERFRKIWSQQYLSSIRETHKLEISNKRGSRTSPTLNKVMLISDPVMPRISWKIGIIRKLKQSLTGVVREAEIQLPKRRLVRRPVNLLVPIELDDNEEAADGESANKMKQVLAPWTKPPNLQKTLLITLMLLSLLALFNASVEAVSTPLPSVRAFVRCSPKGVELTSFNAQKYELCAREYCIVKEKPPKKGKIQLPPEITLQDYFIQWKISDGHQVTVVEATCPQVPFCENV
- a CDS encoding hypothetical protein (NECATOR_CHRX.G23416.T1) codes for the protein MEDLPDRRVQRARPFEHVGIDYFGPLTVKERDETVKAYGIIMTCPVTRLLHLELVSDMTTANLLNALRRFFAGRGVPTSITSDNGPYFLLGEQILQDAVLPVINDKSFANAMATKGITWKTTPYAPWKGAFYERLIKSVKHSLYKVIQGRFLTKSGMETLLIEIEGSLNTRPLSYQEQHWDETPILRSIDYIQRDMVITFPFETCSTGSEDENYLPLEETIAFRNRRQAEEALKSSHVYTERFRKIWSQQYLSSIRETHKLEISNKRGSRTSPTLNKVMLISDPVMPRISWKIGIIRKLKQSLTGVVREAEIQLPKRRLVRRPVNLLVPIELDDNEEAADGESANKMKQVLAPWTKPPNLQKTLLITLMLLSLLALFNASVEAVSTPLPSVRAFVRCSPKGVELTSFNAQKYELCAREYCIVKEKPPKKGKIQLPPEITLQDYFIQWKISDGHQVTVVEATCPQVPFCENV
- a CDS encoding hypothetical protein (NECATOR_CHRX.G23416.T2); the encoded protein is MTTDSYITAKERQMALQIVVRDHQAVHLTEDRQKALKQLKLQKDDSGIFHCQGRMDNYILPYQARQPIFIVAKSDSEGITQSNTLQYCAYYGKREEILLDSQT
- a CDS encoding hypothetical protein (NECATOR_CHRX.G23417.T1); the protein is MERYQPSSQRLSVCVAARGRSTKLVLFSDASGQAMETCAYLVSTLVSNLLAGKSKLPPIKDNVTIPKLELNAVTMATRVAHSIFTAIQYRTRISEVVILSDSQIALKWIASPCPAEERTGVFVKNRVTEIRKIVKDIPITVHFLYMSTAVNPADSATRGVDKDDMTDHMWWKGPKFILDPIEQWPKTCRLFKIPNDVENDSYALP